In Microtus pennsylvanicus isolate mMicPen1 chromosome 12, mMicPen1.hap1, whole genome shotgun sequence, the following proteins share a genomic window:
- the Cytl1 gene encoding cytokine-like protein 1, producing the protein MEPRTLSLLLPLLLVMVWPLAVQPAPPTCYSRMLTLSREIMADFQSLHVSEPEDSCVRYLPQLYLDIHNYCVLAKLRDFVASPQCWKMAEVDTLKDKVRKLYTIMNSFCRRDLVFLSDDCNALEYPIPESTAPPGWQS; encoded by the exons ATGGAACCCAGGACATTGTctctgctgctgccgctgctgctggtGATGGTCTGGCCTCTGGCAGTACAGCCTGCGCCCCCTACCTGCTACTCCCGGATGCTGACCCTGAGTCGTGAGATCATGGCAGACTTCCAGAGCCTGCACGTTTCAGAGCCTGAG GATTCGTGTGTGAGGTACTTGCCTCAACTCTACCTGGATATCCAC AATTACTGTGTGCTGGCCAAGCTGCGGGATTTCGTGgcctctcctcagtgctggaaaaTGGCTGAAGTGGACACTCTGAAGGACAAAGTGCGGAAACTGTATACCATCATGAACTCCTTCTGCAGGCGG GACTTGGtgttcctctcagatgactgcaATGCTTTAGAATACCCGATCCCTGAGAGCACGGCTCCTCCAGGCTGGCAGAGCTAA